The genomic DNA CTTTGACATTATTTTGGGCATGGATTGGTTGAGTGAACATCGTGCCACAACTGATTGTCAAGGGAAAGCGTGATTTTTGGAGATGCAGATAAACCAGAATTTGTATATCAAGGGTCTCAGCCGAAAGGGGAGGTTAAATTAATTTCCGCTCTAAAGGCGAGCAAACTTTTATCAAAGGGTTGTGATGGCTACCTTGCTTTCATGAAGGATACATCGAAGGATGAACCTCACATCGTGGATTATCCAGTTGTGAAGGAGTATGGAGATGTGTTCCCCGATGAGCTACCAGGTTTTCCACCACATAGAGAGGTGGATTTTACTATTGAACTTGTTCCAGGTGCTGAGCCTATTTCTAAGGCGCCCTACCGAAGTCGCTTGAGTTACAGGAATTGAAAGAGAAGTTACAGAAGTTGTTGGATAGGGGATTTATCAGGCCAAGCGTGCCTCCGTGGGGCGCTCctgtgttatttgttaagaagaaggatggttccatgagattgtgtattgactaaAGGGGTTGAATAAGATGATTGTCAGAAACAAGTATCCTTTGCCATgtattgatgacttgtttgatcaatTACAGGGGGCGAAGtacttttcgaagatagatttgagatcagGTTACCATCAGTGATGAGTTAGGGATGAAGATATTCTGAAGCCTCTATTTCGCActcgttatggtcattatgagtttctcatgatgtcctttgggttgacgaatgcacccgcggtatttatggatttgatgaatcgggtctttTATGATTATCTGGACAAATTTGTggtggtcttcatcgatgatatcttgatatactctaggagtagagaggagcatgcagagcatttacgtactgtacttgaaattttgagAGAGAAGAGGTTGTTTGCAAAATTTTCAAAGTATGAATTCTGGTTAGAGGAAGTGGCATTTTTTGGGCATATTGTGTCTGGTAGAGGCATTGAGTTAGATCCTGCGAAAGTTGAGGCTATTACTAATTGGCCTAGACCTAACAATGTGACAGAAGTTAGGAGTTTCTTGGGTTTGGCAGGCTACTATAGGCGTTTTGTGGAAGGTTTCTCTTCCATAGCTTTGCCGTTCACTCATCTAATGAGGAAGGGAATTAAATTCGAGTGGAATGATGATCATGAGAAGAGCTTTTAAGAGTTAAAAAAATAGGTTGGTGTCTGCTCCAATACTTGTGTTGCCATCTGGTATTGGCGGTTTTcaggtttatagtgatgcttctaagagagGACTAGGGTATGTTCTTATGCAGCATGGGAAATTGATTTCTTACGCCTCTAGGCAACTTAAACCTTATAAGGTGAACTACcctacccatgacttggagttagcgGCCGTGGTCTTTGCTTTGAAGATCCGGAGATATTATTTGTATGGAGATacttgtgacatctttactgatcacaagagtctcaaatacatcttcactcaaaaggagcttaacatgaggcagcggaggtggcttgaacttcttaaggattatgatgtAAATATTCAGTACTTGGGgagtgttgcatctctcattactcagccgcaccttatttcagatttggagcgATTGGGTGTTGAATTGTATGTTAGAGGGTTAGGAGGTAGCATTGCAAGTTTGAAGGTGGAACCAAATCTTATTTCAAGGGTTAAGGAAGCTCAGAAGAATGATACAGGTTTTGAAGTTATTAGATCCGAGGTGGTAGGTGGCAAGCAAAAACACTTTCGTGTTGATGATGCGGGTGTGATATGGTTGGGTAGTAAATTGTATGTTCCTGTAGACCCGATAATTTGTGAGAAAATTTTGAAGGATGCTCATATTTCTTcattttctattcatccaggttccACTAAGATGTATGGAGATTtgaagaagcacttttggtggagtggaatgaagggagatatagcagaatttgtgggaaaatgtcttacatgtcaacaagtgaagatagaccatcagaggcctaTTAGATTGTTACAGCAGCTAGATATTCTAGTTTGAaagtgggaaaacattactatAGACTTTGTGACTCATTTTCCGAGGACTTTCAAGAAGAATGATGTCATATGGGTGGTAGTTGATAGACTTACTAAGGCTCCATTTGGGAGTGCTGTTAAAAACTGTTGTGCTGTGAGAAAAAGTGTTGTTAGGAAAATTAAATGACTGTTgggtaatttttttaatttatgaatattttgagatataatatataaaaataatgtttttgagaaggtttgatggtgaaactgatagGTACTTCCCGCAAAAGCTGAAAACAGCTTTTTCCAAAAGCATGGGGAGAAATGCTTTTACTAACAGCAGCTTTTAGATCAAAAGCGCTTTTCCAGACATcttttagaatttaccaaacacCCTTCTGTCAGCTTTTGAGCCAAAAGCTGTAATAAATTTCTGTAACAGCAATACCAAACGAGGCCTAAGTCCGCTCACTTCTTCCCTATTAGAGAGACTACTCATGTTCATGAGTTGGCAGAGATTTTTTAGCGAGATATTGTTAGACTTTATGGTGTGCCTGTGTCGATAGTTTCTGACAGGGATACGAGATTTACATCACATTTTTGGAAGGGGTTCCATTAAGCTTGGAGTACGAGGTTTGATTTTaatacagcttatcatccgcagaccgatGGACAGTTAGAAAGGACGATCCAGGCATtggaggatatgttgagggcATGTACTTTGGAATGG from Apium graveolens cultivar Ventura chromosome 5, ASM990537v1, whole genome shotgun sequence includes the following:
- the LOC141660948 gene encoding uncharacterized protein LOC141660948 — protein: MKDTSKDEPHIVDYPVVKEYGDVFPDELPGFPPHREVDFTIELVPEEVAFFGHIVSGRGIELDPAKVEAITNWPRPNNVTEVRSFLGLAGYYRRFVEDLERLGVELYVRGLGGSIASLKVEPNLISRVKEAQKNDTGFEVIRSEVVGGKQKHFRVDDAGVIWLGSKLYVPGYEIYITFLEGVPLSLEYEVSPCRGVKRFGMKGKLSPRYVGPFDVMEKVGEVSYKVALPPQLSQVHNVFHVSVMRDNKYHPLHVVHYPLHKIREDLSCEEEAEAILACEERVLRKNLIPFVKVLWKTHSEREGLLVN